The DNA segment TTCCATCTTGAACTCTAATTGAACAGTCATTAAAGGCACTAAAATATTTTGGAATAATATCTATAACTTGATCATTTTCATATACAAAATCACAAATTAATGCGACTTCGGCCTCAACTTGTAAATTATCATTTTCTCTTCCATGAGTTAAAATGATTTCATCACAAATAGGATAAGTTCCTAAAAAGCTATTGTGATTTTTTATATAAAATGGAAACATACCTTTTGGAGCATCTTTTTCTGTCGTTTTTATAACAGAAAACTCGTCAGCTTCTCCAGCTTCACCTAAATGATTTGCAAAGTTTCCAGCAACAGCAAAACCTAAATAATCTTTTAAATCTTCTATTAAATTCATATTAATTTTCCTAATATATTTTCAAGTCAAATATTATCAGAAAAAGTTATTATAAAAGTCAAAAAAGGAATATAGTTTGTGTATGTAAGGGTAATTTAAGAAAAATATTTACAAAGAGCAGGGCTCTTTGTAAAATTAGATTTACTTATTAATAGTTCTCCATTTAGCAGGACCAGTAGTATGAATAGAGTTTCCTTCTGTATCAACGGCAACAGTTACAGGCATATCTTTTACTTCAAATTCATAAATTGCTTCCATTCCAAGCTCTTCAAATGCTAAAGTTTTTGCACCTTTGATTGATTGAGCAATTAAATAAGCAGCTCCACCAGTTGCAATTAAATAAATAGATTTGTACTCTTTAATTAAGTCGATTGTTGGTTGTTTTCTTTCACCTTTTCCAATCATTCCCATAATTCCAATTTCCATCATATCTTTTGTAAATTTATCCATTCTTGTAGATGTTGTTGGTCCTGCAGGTCCTACAACTTCATCTCTAACTGGATCAACTGGTCCAACGTAGTAGATGAATCTATCTTTTAAATCAACACCATTTGGAAGTGGTTTTCCAGCATTTTTGTACTCAACTATTTTTTTATGAGCAGCATCTCTTGCTGTTAAAATCTTTCCAGATAATAATAAAGTATCTCCAGATTTAAATTGAGATAAATTTTCTTTTGTTAAATCTTCAATATTTACTCTTTTAATTGTATCCATTGGAAGAGTAACATCTGGCCATAAATCTAAATCAGGTTTTTCAAATTTAGCAGGACCATTTCCATCTAATTCAAAGTGAATATGTCTTGTTGCTGCACAGTTTGGAATCATAGCAACTGGTAAAGAAGCAGCATGACATGGGTAATCTAAAATTTTAACATCTAAAACAGTTGTTAAACCACCAAGACCTTGTGCTCCAATTCCAAGTTTATTGATATCTTCATATAATTTTAATCTTAATTCTTCAAGTGGATTTTGAGGACCTCTTGCTTTTAATTCATGAATGTCAACGTGACCCATTAATGATTCTTTTGCTAAAAGCATAGATTTTTCAGGATTTCCACCAATTCCAATTCCTAAAATTCCAGGAGGACACCATCCCGCACCCATATCTTTTACATTTGCCATAACCCAGTCATAAATACTATCACTTGGATTTAAAACAGCGAATTTAGATTTATTTTCACTTCCTCCACCTTTAGCTGCAACTGTGATATCTAATTTATCAGAGTTATCAACGCTTACATGAATAACTGCTGGAGTATTGTTTTTTGTATTTGTTCTTTTTCCTGCAGGATCACTTACAACTGAAAATCTAAGAGTATTATCAGGATCTGTATAACCTTTTGCAACACCTTCATTTAATAAATCTTCTAAATTTTTTGTAATGTCTAAGTTAGCTTTTAATCCAACTTTTACAAAAATATTAACACTTCCTGTATCTTGA comes from the Aliarcobacter cibarius genome and includes:
- a CDS encoding fumarate hydratase, with the protein product MSKKITEQDIIDSVASACQFISFYHPEDFVKGMVEAYEKEQSDSAKNAIGQILINSKMCAMGHRPLCQDTGSVNIFVKVGLKANLDITKNLEDLLNEGVAKGYTDPDNTLRFSVVSDPAGKRTNTKNNTPAVIHVSVDNSDKLDITVAAKGGGSENKSKFAVLNPSDSIYDWVMANVKDMGAGWCPPGILGIGIGGNPEKSMLLAKESLMGHVDIHELKARGPQNPLEELRLKLYEDINKLGIGAQGLGGLTTVLDVKILDYPCHAASLPVAMIPNCAATRHIHFELDGNGPAKFEKPDLDLWPDVTLPMDTIKRVNIEDLTKENLSQFKSGDTLLLSGKILTARDAAHKKIVEYKNAGKPLPNGVDLKDRFIYYVGPVDPVRDEVVGPAGPTTSTRMDKFTKDMMEIGIMGMIGKGERKQPTIDLIKEYKSIYLIATGGAAYLIAQSIKGAKTLAFEELGMEAIYEFEVKDMPVTVAVDTEGNSIHTTGPAKWRTINK